A portion of the Vibrio coralliirubri genome contains these proteins:
- a CDS encoding M15 family metallopeptidase: MKKDKIIKIVSGFALSAKSEMRMVGVRGDLKRVVRRAIELTPFDFGITSGKRTAEEQNALFKQGASQLDGYSKKSRHQSGCAVDFVVYDENGKVTWGFSYYEQVSWAFKQAADELGIPIVWGGDWVSFKDGPHIELDKRVYA, encoded by the coding sequence ATGAAAAAAGACAAGATAATCAAAATAGTGAGTGGCTTTGCTTTATCAGCTAAAAGTGAGATGCGCATGGTGGGTGTGCGCGGTGATTTAAAGCGAGTCGTTCGCCGCGCTATTGAGCTAACCCCGTTTGATTTTGGCATTACGTCAGGTAAGCGCACCGCAGAGGAACAGAACGCTCTATTCAAACAAGGCGCAAGCCAGTTAGACGGATACAGCAAAAAAAGCCGTCACCAATCAGGCTGCGCGGTTGATTTCGTGGTGTACGACGAAAACGGCAAAGTGACGTGGGGCTTTAGTTATTACGAACAAGTGAGTTGGGCATTCAAACAGGCAGCGGATGAGTTAGGTATTCCGATTGTATGGGGCGGTGATTGGGTCAGCTTTAAAGATGGTCCTCATATCGAACTCGATAAACGGGTGTACGCATGA
- a CDS encoding SDR family NAD(P)-dependent oxidoreductase — translation MSKVAIITGASRGIGKAISHYFAQEGYTLVLLSLNNENLERTKAELKSCYSSCLAETMSVDFNNPSEVETAITSIIKQHENIDTMVNSAGVLAAGNTNLSLAKLSELVNVNLLSTITACNLVAEKMKQQGYGEIYNLGSTAGLAPVPKIAAYSATKAAIVSYSQSLYHELLPFGVKVCCLCPSVVDTDMTNDGRIDNKFKIETQDLAKALRFIRSLSPGAAVSTLSIRCRIIDLE, via the coding sequence ATGTCTAAAGTTGCCATAATCACAGGCGCTAGTCGCGGTATTGGTAAAGCTATTTCTCATTACTTTGCTCAGGAAGGATACACTTTGGTGTTACTTTCCTTAAATAATGAAAACCTAGAGCGGACTAAAGCAGAGCTCAAGTCATGCTATTCCTCATGTCTAGCTGAGACAATGTCAGTCGATTTCAATAACCCATCTGAAGTTGAAACTGCTATTACATCAATCATTAAACAGCATGAAAATATTGATACTATGGTTAATAGTGCTGGCGTTTTGGCAGCAGGCAATACTAACCTTTCCTTAGCTAAACTTTCTGAGTTGGTAAACGTAAATCTATTATCTACAATCACTGCTTGTAATTTAGTTGCGGAGAAAATGAAACAGCAAGGCTACGGGGAAATATATAACCTTGGCTCTACTGCTGGTTTGGCGCCAGTCCCTAAGATTGCAGCATATTCAGCGACAAAAGCTGCAATTGTTAGTTATAGCCAATCGCTTTATCACGAACTGCTCCCTTTTGGGGTAAAGGTTTGCTGTTTATGCCCTAGCGTTGTAGATACCGATATGACTAATGATGGGCGTATTGATAATAAATTTAAAATTGAAACACAAGACCTAGCAAAAGCACTTAGATTTATTCGAAGTCTATCTCCAGGGGCTGCTGTAAGCACACTATCCATAAGGTGTCGAATTATAGACTTAGAGTAG